The following proteins are encoded in a genomic region of Actinomadura sp. NAK00032:
- a CDS encoding cation diffusion facilitator family transporter → MSAEGSTKAVVTALGANLGIAVTKFVAFALTGSSSMLAEGIHSVADSSNQALLLIGGKRAERRATEEHPFGYGRERYIYAFLVAIVLFSLGGLFALYEAWHKISDPHPIEEWQWVPIVVLLIAIVLEGTALRTAVKESNRSRGRANWVQFVRRSKSPELPVILLEDTGALAGLVFALAGVSLTLATGDGVWDGIGTAAIGVLLAAIAIVLGTEVKSLLIGESATAEQVREIRRAIVASPDVPQLIHMRTMHLGPEELLVAAKIAVDLQDDAREVADAINDAEARIRAAVPIARLIYLEPDVLRKGG, encoded by the coding sequence GTGAGCGCCGAGGGAAGTACGAAGGCGGTCGTCACCGCGCTGGGCGCGAACCTGGGGATCGCGGTGACGAAGTTCGTGGCGTTCGCGCTGACGGGGTCGTCCTCGATGCTGGCCGAGGGCATCCACTCGGTGGCCGACTCCAGCAACCAGGCGCTGCTGCTGATCGGCGGCAAGCGGGCGGAGCGCCGCGCGACCGAGGAGCACCCGTTCGGGTACGGGCGCGAGCGCTACATCTACGCGTTCCTGGTCGCGATCGTGCTGTTCAGCCTGGGCGGCCTGTTCGCGCTCTACGAGGCGTGGCACAAGATCTCCGACCCGCACCCGATCGAGGAATGGCAGTGGGTGCCGATCGTGGTGCTGCTGATCGCGATCGTCCTGGAGGGGACGGCGCTGCGCACGGCGGTCAAGGAGTCCAACCGCAGCCGGGGGCGGGCGAACTGGGTGCAGTTCGTCCGGCGGTCGAAGTCGCCGGAGCTGCCGGTGATCCTGCTGGAGGACACCGGCGCGCTGGCCGGCCTGGTCTTCGCGCTCGCGGGCGTCAGCCTGACCCTCGCCACCGGCGACGGCGTCTGGGACGGCATCGGCACCGCGGCGATCGGCGTGCTGCTCGCGGCCATCGCGATCGTGCTGGGCACCGAGGTGAAGAGCCTGCTCATCGGCGAGTCCGCGACCGCCGAGCAGGTCCGGGAGATCCGCCGGGCGATCGTGGCGAGCCCCGACGTCCCGCAGCTGATCCACATGCGCACCATGCATCTCGGGCCGGAGGAGCTGCTCGTCGCCGCCAAGATCGCCGTGGACCTCCAGGACGACGCCCGCGAGGTCGCCGACGCCATCAACGACGCCGAGGCCCGCATCCGCGCGGCCGTGCCCATCGCCCGGCTCATCTACCTGGAGCCGGACGTGCTGCGGAAGGGGGGCTGA
- a CDS encoding triacylglycerol lipase, giving the protein MRGQRIRRGLAATAAAACAALATATPATAGTAYPVGDLGTAVGNYLFSPGAVAGANDWSCRPSGEHPVPVVLVHGTTSNLGFSGARLAPILANAGYCVYAFNYGETSSSLGRVYGLGDITESARTMSAFVDRVLAATGTTRVDVIGNSQGGMMPNYYIKRLGGAAKVRTMVGLAPTNHGTTMGGLVDIARSLNVLGLVNDAFRFIGAPAYPQQEEGSDFQTALFADGDTVPGVRYLTIATTHDNTVTPLTNSFLHGGDSTNVLLQDLCPDDPVGHSGLWFDGPVTQIVLNALGPDEPGFQPECTDYGPTI; this is encoded by the coding sequence ATGAGAGGACAGCGAATCCGGCGCGGCCTCGCCGCGACCGCGGCGGCGGCCTGCGCGGCACTCGCCACGGCGACGCCCGCGACGGCCGGGACCGCCTACCCCGTGGGCGACCTCGGGACGGCGGTCGGCAACTACCTCTTCAGCCCGGGCGCGGTCGCCGGGGCCAACGACTGGTCATGCCGGCCGTCCGGCGAGCACCCCGTCCCGGTGGTGCTGGTGCACGGCACGACGTCCAACCTCGGCTTCTCCGGTGCCCGGCTCGCGCCGATCCTGGCCAACGCCGGGTACTGCGTCTACGCGTTCAACTACGGCGAGACGTCGTCCAGCCTGGGCCGCGTCTACGGGCTCGGCGACATCACCGAGTCGGCGCGCACGATGAGCGCGTTCGTCGACAGAGTGCTCGCCGCCACGGGCACCACCCGTGTCGATGTGATCGGCAACTCCCAGGGCGGGATGATGCCGAACTACTACATCAAGCGCCTGGGCGGCGCGGCCAAGGTGCGCACCATGGTCGGCCTCGCGCCGACCAACCACGGCACCACCATGGGCGGCCTGGTCGACATCGCCCGCTCGCTGAACGTCCTCGGGCTGGTCAACGACGCGTTCCGCTTCATCGGCGCGCCCGCTTACCCGCAGCAGGAAGAGGGGTCGGACTTCCAGACCGCCCTGTTCGCCGACGGTGACACCGTTCCGGGCGTGCGGTACCTGACCATCGCGACGACGCACGACAACACGGTGACCCCGCTGACGAACTCGTTCCTGCACGGCGGCGACTCCACCAACGTGCTGCTCCAGGACCTGTGCCCGGACGATCCGGTCGGCCACTCCGGCCTGTGGTTCGACGGCCCGGTGACGCAGATCGTCCTCAACGCCCTCGGCCCCGACGAGCCCGGCTTCCAGCCCGAGTGCACCGACTACGGCCCCACGATCTAG
- a CDS encoding VOC family protein, translating into MSTDPAPLVTGITAALIGVTEFRPHLDLLCGELGFEVAAEGVVKAADAARLWGAEAGRRDVEAMMLTAAGASTGRIHLVKVDDPVAPAEHPHTLDIGLAAIDIYTKDLHATHAQLTEAGYPCGTPSTFEVPVGDITVSVTEGFCFGPDGTDLVFVQPASARATAAWDADPERPYTEVSSVVCHAPDFEAELGFWAALGMAAGYDVHFGSPGFEKMADLPSGTRARMAFVAGAGGGTARVELLQVPDNPGGVDRRAVQRPGRGLGHTGWSAVTRDLDAAVAAAESAGGRVQCRPFAATTPLHGDARLAVVDSPNGVGVELWQPNR; encoded by the coding sequence GTGAGCACCGACCCCGCCCCCCTCGTCACCGGCATCACCGCCGCGCTGATCGGCGTCACCGAGTTCCGCCCCCACCTGGACCTGCTCTGCGGGGAACTGGGCTTCGAGGTGGCGGCCGAAGGCGTCGTCAAGGCGGCGGACGCGGCCCGCCTCTGGGGTGCCGAGGCGGGCCGCCGCGACGTCGAGGCCATGATGCTGACCGCCGCCGGGGCGTCCACGGGCCGCATCCACCTGGTGAAGGTCGACGACCCGGTGGCGCCCGCCGAGCACCCCCACACCCTGGACATCGGCCTGGCCGCCATCGACATCTACACCAAGGACCTGCACGCGACCCACGCCCAGTTGACCGAGGCCGGGTACCCGTGCGGCACGCCGTCCACGTTCGAGGTGCCGGTGGGCGACATCACGGTGTCGGTCACGGAGGGCTTCTGCTTCGGGCCGGACGGGACCGACCTCGTCTTCGTCCAGCCGGCCAGCGCGCGCGCCACCGCAGCCTGGGACGCCGACCCGGAGCGGCCCTACACGGAGGTCTCGTCGGTCGTGTGCCATGCCCCCGACTTCGAGGCCGAACTCGGCTTCTGGGCGGCGCTCGGCATGGCGGCCGGATACGACGTCCACTTCGGCTCGCCGGGATTCGAGAAGATGGCCGACCTCCCGTCCGGCACGCGGGCGCGGATGGCCTTCGTCGCCGGCGCGGGCGGCGGCACCGCGCGCGTCGAGCTGCTTCAGGTGCCCGACAACCCCGGCGGCGTCGACCGGCGCGCGGTGCAGCGTCCCGGACGCGGGCTCGGCCACACCGGCTGGTCCGCGGTCACCCGCGACCTCGACGCCGCCGTGGCCGCCGCCGAGAGCGCGGGAGGACGCGTCCAGTGCCGCCCCTTCGCCGCCACCACGCCCCTGCACGGGGACGCTCGGCTGGCCGTGGTCGACAGCCCGAACGGGGTCGGCGTCGAACTGTGGCAGCCGAACCGCTGA
- a CDS encoding sensor histidine kinase — protein sequence MTSMDAPGLRQAGAEAALAAAAVAPALIDQATTDTSAAAWTALAGYGTVALGCLALRRHRPLTAFGVLLAVLAAVQVATASAEVKLSGLTVLPVAFALYAAGAYSAPRRSAAALLLGGALVAGGLAANHLTAPEGWRGGSDVLAYVAALPVAWALGVAARGHRGMLLAAERRAADARREQHLLAEQAAAAERVRIARDMHDVVAHSLTLLVVHAETVRARSGELPPWARERVDAMAAAGRQATSEMRELLQVLRDGGTAAAPRAPAPTLAGLPALVDAARTAGNPTSLTVTGDMAQLPRNVQLTGFRVVQEGLTNARRHAPGAEVAVRVDAGGHDIRIEVDSGAPDGEVIPAPGAGIGLPGLEERLAALGGALDAGATPGGGFRVAATIPLGVRDAVR from the coding sequence ATGACCAGCATGGACGCGCCGGGCCTGCGGCAGGCCGGGGCCGAGGCGGCGCTCGCTGCCGCTGCGGTCGCCCCGGCGTTGATCGACCAGGCGACCACCGACACCTCCGCGGCGGCGTGGACGGCGCTGGCCGGCTACGGCACCGTAGCGCTCGGCTGCCTCGCGCTGCGGCGGCACCGGCCGCTGACCGCGTTCGGGGTGCTGCTTGCCGTCCTCGCGGCGGTGCAGGTCGCCACCGCGTCCGCCGAGGTGAAGCTGAGCGGGCTGACCGTCCTGCCGGTGGCGTTCGCGCTGTACGCGGCCGGGGCGTACAGCGCGCCGCGACGGTCGGCGGCGGCGCTGCTGCTCGGCGGCGCGCTCGTCGCCGGGGGCCTGGCCGCCAACCACCTCACCGCGCCCGAGGGCTGGCGCGGCGGCTCCGACGTGCTCGCCTACGTCGCCGCGCTCCCGGTCGCGTGGGCGCTGGGCGTCGCCGCGCGCGGCCACCGGGGCATGCTGCTCGCGGCTGAGCGGCGCGCCGCCGACGCCCGCCGCGAGCAGCACCTCCTTGCCGAACAGGCCGCCGCCGCAGAGCGCGTGCGCATCGCCCGCGACATGCACGATGTCGTCGCGCATTCGCTGACGCTCCTCGTCGTCCACGCCGAGACCGTCCGCGCCCGGTCCGGGGAGCTGCCGCCCTGGGCGCGCGAACGCGTCGACGCGATGGCCGCCGCCGGACGCCAGGCCACCAGCGAGATGCGCGAACTCCTCCAGGTGCTCCGCGACGGGGGCACCGCCGCCGCGCCCCGCGCACCCGCGCCCACCCTCGCCGGGCTGCCCGCTCTCGTGGACGCGGCCCGCACCGCCGGGAACCCGACCAGCCTCACCGTCACCGGCGACATGGCGCAGCTGCCCAGGAACGTCCAGCTCACCGGTTTCCGCGTCGTCCAGGAGGGGCTCACCAATGCCCGCCGCCACGCGCCCGGCGCCGAGGTGGCGGTCCGGGTCGACGCGGGCGGGCACGACATCCGCATCGAGGTCGACAGCGGGGCGCCGGACGGGGAGGTCATACCGGCGCCCGGCGCGGGCATCGGGCTGCCCGGCCTCGAAGAGCGCCTCGCCGCGCTCGGCGGCGCGCTCGACGCGGGCGCCACGCCCGGCGGCGGCTTCCGGGTCGCGGCCACGATCCCGCTGGGAGTCCGCGATGCCGTCCGGTGA
- a CDS encoding sporulation protein: MVFKRLLGAFGVGGPSVETVLGTAQARPGDHLSGEVRIQGGDHDAHVHQVTVSLVTQAEYEHGDHEGAGTREFYRGAVAGPLHVGAGQYQSVPFRLPLPWELPVTEVNGQHLHGMAMGVRTELEIAGAVDAGDLDPITVTPLPSQQRVLYAFGTLGFTFKSADVEEGHIAGLHHELPFYQEIEFYAPSEYAGQINEVELTFVADPYGLAVVLEADRRGTAFTEGDDVFGRYHVSHEDALHMSWEHELENWLRAVAGHGHAGHGFPHASHHHGEQHGHGPGWGGVAAGAAGGLAAGLVAGAVVNEMLDDDEDEQDEPSVGDAFAQVSEQAVQEAVFEQAVQNAYEDAYEDAYEEAYEEAYEDAAEDFEGED, translated from the coding sequence ATGGTCTTCAAGCGGTTGCTCGGCGCCTTCGGGGTGGGAGGGCCGTCGGTCGAGACCGTTCTCGGCACGGCGCAGGCCCGCCCCGGGGATCACCTGTCCGGCGAGGTCCGGATCCAGGGCGGCGACCACGACGCGCACGTCCACCAGGTGACGGTGAGCCTGGTCACCCAGGCCGAGTACGAGCACGGCGACCACGAGGGCGCCGGAACCCGCGAGTTCTACCGGGGCGCGGTCGCCGGACCGCTCCATGTCGGGGCCGGGCAGTACCAGTCGGTGCCGTTCCGGCTGCCGCTGCCGTGGGAGCTGCCCGTGACCGAGGTCAACGGGCAGCACCTGCACGGCATGGCCATGGGCGTCCGCACCGAGCTGGAGATCGCCGGGGCGGTCGACGCCGGGGACCTGGATCCCATCACGGTGACTCCGCTGCCGTCCCAGCAGCGCGTCCTGTACGCGTTCGGGACGCTCGGCTTCACGTTCAAGAGCGCCGACGTGGAGGAGGGGCACATCGCCGGCCTCCACCATGAGCTGCCGTTCTATCAGGAGATCGAGTTCTACGCGCCGTCCGAGTACGCCGGGCAGATCAACGAGGTGGAGCTGACGTTCGTGGCCGACCCGTACGGGCTGGCGGTGGTCCTGGAGGCCGACCGGCGCGGCACCGCGTTCACCGAGGGCGACGACGTCTTCGGCCGCTACCACGTCTCCCACGAGGACGCCCTGCACATGTCCTGGGAGCACGAGCTGGAGAACTGGCTGCGGGCCGTCGCCGGGCACGGGCACGCCGGCCACGGTTTCCCGCACGCCTCGCACCACCACGGCGAGCAGCACGGTCACGGTCCCGGCTGGGGAGGCGTCGCCGCGGGCGCGGCGGGCGGCCTGGCGGCCGGGCTCGTGGCGGGCGCCGTCGTCAACGAGATGCTGGACGACGACGAGGACGAGCAGGACGAGCCGTCGGTCGGCGACGCCTTCGCCCAGGTGAGCGAGCAGGCCGTGCAGGAGGCGGTGTTCGAGCAGGCCGTCCAGAACGCCTACGAGGACGCGTATGAGGACGCCTACGAGGAGGCTTACGAAGAGGCCTACGAGGACGCCGCCGAAGACTTCGAGGGCGAGGACTGA
- a CDS encoding VOC family protein codes for MISELRAATVAVSDLERSRAFYAETFGYVVHGEEAVLCGPEAERAWQMPRGLTGRTVVLGPEGATTGLVRLVSFDVPGERIWGDYSRAQDHGHYALNIRVNDLGQALERLARTGGGVRSKPTHWTVTPELSAWDSLSFDPDGVVLDVFQLEPAPGSAFAEYDGRSSELQTVAVHVADAAASAAFYEALGFVKLYDKVVEGMESFFRFPEGTGLHNINMYVPGDTMNGRVEIAQYVGLAGRTQRERAVPPNLGILSVSLETDDLAATAALLAAQSAEPVCAPVELDLPPHGPALVQPFFGPDGEVLEFYQRR; via the coding sequence GTGATCAGTGAGCTGCGGGCGGCGACGGTCGCCGTCTCCGACCTGGAGCGTTCGCGCGCCTTCTACGCGGAGACGTTCGGGTACGTCGTCCACGGCGAGGAGGCCGTGCTCTGCGGTCCCGAGGCCGAGCGGGCGTGGCAGATGCCGCGCGGGCTGACCGGACGGACGGTCGTGCTCGGCCCCGAGGGCGCCACGACGGGGCTGGTGCGGCTCGTGTCCTTCGACGTGCCCGGCGAGCGCATCTGGGGCGACTACTCCCGCGCCCAGGACCACGGCCACTACGCGCTCAACATCAGGGTGAACGACCTCGGGCAGGCCCTGGAGCGGCTGGCGCGGACGGGCGGGGGCGTCCGCTCGAAGCCCACGCACTGGACGGTCACCCCTGAACTGTCCGCATGGGACTCGCTCTCCTTCGACCCGGACGGCGTCGTCCTCGACGTGTTCCAGCTCGAACCGGCCCCGGGCAGCGCGTTCGCCGAATACGACGGCCGGTCCAGCGAGTTGCAGACGGTCGCCGTGCACGTCGCCGACGCCGCCGCGTCCGCCGCCTTCTACGAGGCGCTGGGCTTCGTGAAGCTGTACGACAAGGTCGTCGAGGGGATGGAGTCGTTCTTCCGGTTCCCCGAGGGCACCGGGCTGCACAACATCAACATGTACGTGCCCGGCGACACGATGAACGGGCGCGTAGAGATCGCGCAGTACGTCGGGCTCGCCGGCCGGACGCAGCGGGAGCGCGCAGTCCCGCCGAACCTCGGGATCCTGTCGGTCTCGCTGGAGACCGACGACCTGGCCGCCACCGCCGCCCTCCTCGCCGCGCAGTCGGCCGAGCCGGTGTGCGCGCCGGTCGAACTCGACCTCCCACCCCACGGGCCCGCGCTGGTGCAGCCGTTCTTCGGCCCGGACGGCGAGGTCCTGGAGTTCTACCAGCGCCGTTGA
- a CDS encoding tellurite resistance TerB family protein, which translates to MAFWDKLRESTQTMQTQLLSKKNELKSGAFRDASMAMCALVAAADGSVDPSERQRTASLIASNEVLQNFPADDLQRRFNDYVSKLTADFDFGKVSVLQDIGKTKKKPAEARAVIQIGIIIGGADGHFDDQEKSIVREACFAVGLDPAEFEL; encoded by the coding sequence ATGGCCTTCTGGGACAAGCTGCGGGAGTCGACCCAGACCATGCAGACGCAGCTGCTCAGTAAGAAGAACGAACTGAAGAGCGGAGCGTTCCGGGACGCGAGCATGGCGATGTGCGCGCTCGTCGCGGCGGCCGACGGCAGCGTCGACCCGTCCGAGCGGCAGCGCACCGCGTCCCTGATCGCCTCCAACGAGGTGCTGCAGAACTTCCCGGCGGACGACCTGCAGCGCCGCTTCAACGACTACGTGTCCAAGCTGACGGCCGACTTCGACTTCGGGAAGGTCTCGGTCCTGCAGGACATCGGCAAGACCAAGAAGAAGCCCGCCGAGGCGCGCGCCGTCATCCAGATCGGCATCATCATCGGCGGCGCGGACGGCCACTTCGACGACCAGGAGAAGTCCATCGTCCGCGAGGCGTGCTTCGCCGTCGGCCTGGATCCCGCCGAGTTCGAGCTCTGA
- a CDS encoding M48 family metalloprotease has product MNWFTFLPLAIMVTLSLALGLAAPLRLHPSWSARLLATTGAMTVVAALGTGVFVAINYAATLAPAAAAHVPEWALFGDDSPVPHAVGIPAAVLTAAGFAVAGRTVAGWTRELRDARRDTGAPLETDTPIAVAVPGRHGGVLLSRGLLRDLTAAELHVVLEHETSHLRHRHHRYLAAGALAAAVLPPVRVLDGALRLAVERWADEDAAEAAGDRALVARTLAKVALAQPRAAGPVTAFADSGVVQRVEALMGTPPAKNAVTGPLLLLGNGVVTGSLTAATLQLDHVIASALLSLLAFR; this is encoded by the coding sequence GTGAACTGGTTCACCTTCCTGCCGCTGGCCATCATGGTCACGCTGAGCCTCGCGCTCGGGCTCGCCGCCCCGTTACGGCTGCATCCGTCCTGGTCGGCGCGGCTGCTGGCGACGACCGGGGCGATGACCGTCGTGGCGGCGCTCGGTACCGGCGTCTTCGTGGCGATCAACTACGCGGCGACGCTGGCCCCGGCCGCCGCGGCGCACGTCCCCGAATGGGCGCTGTTCGGCGACGACAGCCCCGTCCCGCACGCGGTCGGGATCCCGGCGGCCGTGCTGACCGCCGCCGGGTTCGCGGTGGCGGGCCGGACGGTCGCGGGCTGGACGCGGGAGCTGCGCGACGCGCGGCGCGACACGGGCGCGCCGCTGGAGACCGACACCCCGATCGCCGTCGCGGTCCCGGGCCGCCACGGCGGGGTGCTGCTGTCGCGGGGCCTGCTGCGCGACCTGACCGCCGCGGAGCTGCACGTCGTCCTGGAGCACGAGACGTCGCATCTCAGGCACCGCCACCACCGCTACCTGGCGGCCGGCGCGCTCGCCGCGGCGGTGCTGCCGCCGGTCCGGGTGCTGGACGGCGCGCTGCGGCTCGCGGTGGAGCGGTGGGCGGACGAGGACGCCGCCGAGGCGGCCGGCGACCGCGCCCTGGTCGCCCGGACGCTCGCGAAGGTCGCGCTCGCCCAGCCCCGCGCCGCCGGACCGGTCACCGCGTTCGCCGACTCGGGGGTCGTGCAGCGCGTCGAGGCGCTGATGGGCACGCCCCCGGCCAAGAACGCGGTCACCGGCCCGCTGCTGCTCCTCGGCAACGGGGTCGTCACCGGCTCGCTGACCGCCGCGACCCTCCAGCTCGACCACGTGATCGCGTCCGCGCTGCTGTCGCTGCTCGCGTTCCGGTGA
- a CDS encoding BlaI/MecI/CopY family transcriptional regulator: MTRRPLGQLEAEVLAALAGLGGSASTAELVARLDGEPAYTTVNTILHRLHEKRLVSRTRAGRHYRYRLAVDESELVAGRMHDHLRHASDPGTVLSRFARSLSAEEARKLREVLDGPDGGR; this comes from the coding sequence ATGACGCGCAGGCCGCTCGGGCAGCTGGAGGCGGAGGTGCTCGCCGCGCTGGCCGGGCTCGGCGGCTCGGCCAGCACCGCCGAGCTGGTGGCGCGCCTCGACGGCGAGCCGGCGTACACGACGGTGAACACGATCCTGCACCGGCTCCACGAGAAGCGGCTCGTCTCGCGCACCCGCGCGGGGCGGCACTACCGGTACCGGCTCGCGGTGGACGAGTCCGAGCTGGTCGCCGGGCGCATGCACGACCACCTGCGGCACGCCAGCGACCCGGGCACCGTGCTCAGCCGGTTCGCGCGCTCGCTCAGCGCCGAGGAGGCGCGGAAGCTGCGCGAGGTCCTCGACGGTCCGGACGGCGGCAGGTGA
- a CDS encoding MMPL family transporter produces MSQTEPENPPRAARPAPPPATRLGRTIKAAKWPVLLAWIALAIAATAFASRLGDVQRDDSAAYLPAGFESSEVARLSEPDPAHPGAETAVVVFHRASGGTLTAADRVAIADAREEAAALGVPGVRAPGPVQTSQDGAAALFSVGIQPRQADEDTVATAVERLRTAMPDPDSAGLRALVTGEAALDVDNDGGDVDGPLLLTSMAIVAVLLLLTYRSPILWLVPLFAAGLAVMVARGGAYGLARAGLAVTDLSSAILIVLVFGAATDYALLLLDRYREELARHADRHEALAEALRRTAPAIAASAATVTAGMLCLLVADLAGLRGLGPVAASGIAVALAAMLTLLPALLACTGRWVLWPRVPSPGRDHGAGQHRLWGAVAGLVGRRPRLVAVVVTGALGFAAFGLTGLHVSADPVDKVPPHSESVTGRQVLADHFPDGASDPLTVVLPAGAAPATVAAAERAAGATDGVAKAEQAPPIAGRSTLRVDLAVPAYGDGAAGAIDRLRDRLGGAAPGSLVGGMPAVQADYRDAALGDTARIVPLVLLAITVILGLLLRSVVAPLVLLATVVLSFAAALGVSALLFTHALGHGGVAADLFVYIFVFLVALGVDYNIFLMERVREERRRATTAEAVRRGLTATGGVISAAGLVLAGTFLALTQIPDVTVAEVGLAVAIGVLIDTLLVRSLQVPALVSWLGDRTWWPGKRA; encoded by the coding sequence ATGTCGCAGACCGAACCGGAGAACCCGCCCCGCGCCGCCCGTCCCGCACCGCCCCCGGCCACCCGCCTCGGCCGGACGATCAAGGCCGCGAAATGGCCCGTCCTGCTCGCCTGGATCGCGCTCGCGATCGCGGCGACGGCCTTCGCGTCCCGGCTGGGCGACGTGCAGCGCGACGACTCCGCCGCCTACCTGCCCGCCGGGTTCGAGTCGAGCGAAGTGGCCCGGCTCAGCGAGCCCGACCCCGCGCACCCGGGCGCCGAGACCGCCGTCGTCGTCTTCCACCGCGCGTCCGGCGGGACGCTGACCGCCGCCGACCGCGTGGCGATCGCGGACGCTCGCGAGGAGGCCGCCGCGCTCGGTGTGCCCGGCGTGCGGGCGCCGGGACCGGTGCAGACGTCGCAGGACGGCGCGGCGGCGCTGTTCAGCGTCGGCATCCAGCCGCGCCAGGCCGATGAGGACACCGTCGCCACGGCCGTGGAGCGGCTGCGCACCGCGATGCCCGACCCGGACTCCGCCGGGCTGCGCGCCCTGGTGACCGGAGAGGCCGCGCTCGACGTCGACAACGACGGCGGCGACGTGGACGGCCCGCTCCTGCTGACCAGCATGGCGATCGTCGCCGTCCTCCTGCTGCTGACCTACCGCAGCCCCATTTTGTGGCTGGTCCCGCTGTTCGCCGCCGGACTGGCGGTGATGGTGGCCCGTGGCGGCGCCTACGGCCTGGCGCGGGCCGGGCTGGCGGTCACCGACCTGTCGTCCGCCATCCTCATCGTGCTGGTGTTCGGCGCCGCCACCGACTACGCGCTGCTGCTGCTCGACCGGTACCGCGAGGAGCTGGCCCGGCACGCCGACCGGCACGAGGCGCTCGCCGAGGCGCTGCGCCGCACCGCGCCCGCCATCGCCGCGAGCGCCGCGACCGTCACCGCCGGGATGCTGTGCCTGCTGGTCGCCGACCTCGCCGGGCTGCGCGGGCTCGGGCCCGTCGCCGCGTCCGGGATCGCGGTGGCGCTGGCGGCGATGCTGACCCTGCTGCCCGCGCTGCTCGCCTGCACCGGACGGTGGGTACTGTGGCCGCGCGTCCCGTCCCCTGGGCGGGACCATGGCGCGGGGCAGCACCGGCTGTGGGGCGCCGTCGCGGGCCTCGTCGGGCGCCGCCCCCGGCTCGTGGCCGTCGTCGTCACCGGCGCGCTGGGCTTCGCCGCGTTCGGGCTGACCGGCCTGCACGTCAGCGCCGACCCCGTCGACAAGGTGCCGCCGCACAGCGAGTCGGTCACCGGCCGGCAGGTGCTCGCGGACCATTTCCCGGACGGCGCGTCCGACCCGCTCACCGTCGTGCTGCCCGCCGGAGCCGCGCCCGCGACGGTGGCCGCCGCCGAGCGGGCCGCGGGGGCGACGGACGGCGTCGCGAAGGCCGAGCAGGCGCCGCCGATCGCCGGCCGGAGCACGCTGCGCGTCGACCTCGCCGTCCCGGCCTACGGGGACGGTGCCGCCGGCGCCATCGACCGGCTCCGCGACCGGCTCGGCGGCGCGGCGCCCGGGTCGCTCGTCGGCGGGATGCCGGCGGTGCAGGCCGACTACCGGGACGCCGCCCTCGGCGACACCGCGCGGATCGTCCCGCTCGTGCTGCTGGCGATCACCGTGATCCTCGGGCTGCTGCTCCGGTCGGTCGTCGCGCCGCTGGTGCTGCTCGCGACCGTCGTGCTGTCGTTCGCCGCCGCGCTCGGCGTCTCCGCGCTGCTGTTCACGCACGCGCTGGGCCACGGGGGCGTCGCCGCCGACCTGTTCGTCTACATCTTCGTGTTCCTCGTCGCGCTCGGCGTCGACTACAACATCTTCCTGATGGAGCGCGTCCGCGAGGAGCGGCGCCGCGCCACGACGGCGGAGGCGGTGCGCCGGGGCCTGACCGCGACCGGCGGCGTGATCTCCGCCGCCGGGCTCGTCCTGGCGGGCACGTTCCTGGCCCTCACCCAGATCCCGGACGTGA
- a CDS encoding response regulator transcription factor, translating into MPSGDRRITVAIADDERVVRDGLQAILETQADIAVVGTAGDGDAALRLATGTGPDVLLLDVRMPGRDGLWVLDRLARQGLLGRTRVLMLTTFDLDEYIDEALAAGAAGFLLKSSSYEELLAAVRAAASGDAALSPGVARRVIDGYLAHRRAARPAPADLARVEALTPRERDVLALIGDGLSNAEIAERLVLSEHTVKSHVSRLLTKTGCRSRGQAAALAHRVCVSGDEREPGTLSPEP; encoded by the coding sequence ATGCCGTCCGGTGACCGCCGCATCACGGTCGCGATCGCCGATGACGAGCGCGTCGTCCGCGACGGGCTCCAAGCCATCCTGGAGACCCAGGCGGACATCGCGGTCGTCGGCACCGCCGGGGACGGTGACGCCGCGCTGCGGCTGGCCACCGGCACCGGCCCCGACGTGCTGCTGCTGGACGTGCGGATGCCAGGCCGCGACGGCCTGTGGGTCCTCGACCGGCTCGCCCGGCAGGGCCTGCTCGGCCGCACCCGCGTGCTGATGCTCACCACCTTCGACCTGGACGAGTACATCGACGAGGCGCTCGCGGCCGGCGCCGCCGGGTTCCTGCTCAAGAGCTCCTCCTACGAGGAACTGCTCGCCGCCGTCCGCGCCGCCGCGTCCGGCGACGCCGCGCTCAGCCCCGGCGTCGCGCGCCGCGTCATCGACGGCTACCTCGCCCACCGCCGCGCGGCCCGTCCCGCCCCCGCCGACCTGGCCCGCGTCGAGGCGCTGACGCCGCGCGAGCGGGACGTCCTGGCCCTCATCGGCGACGGCCTCAGCAACGCGGAGATCGCGGAGCGCCTCGTCCTGTCCGAGCACACCGTGAAGTCGCACGTCAGCCGGCTGCTCACCAAGACCGGCTGCCGCAGCCGGGGGCAGGCCGCGGCGCTCGCGCACCGCGTTTGCGTCTCCGGGGACGAAAGGGAGCCGGGCACGTTGTCACCGGAGCCATAG